The Serinus canaria isolate serCan28SL12 chromosome 2, serCan2020, whole genome shotgun sequence genomic interval TCTGTAAGTGCCTTTCCTGGTGGGAGCTTGGGATTTTGTATTCTtcagaaatacatttcagtGCAGCTGGTGATTTATAGCCATGTAAAAAAATTGATgtgaacttttcctttttttgttgggGTGGATTTATTCCAGGAGCGACTGCCTTTTATACCTGAAGGAGTAGTAGCTCGTAAGAAACGCATGGAAGTAGACACTCCCAAGAGGAAATTGGTAAGTGGCATCTCTAAATCAGGAAATCAGTAGCTGGATTTTAAATTTGTTGTGTTAGTCCATAGCTTCTAAGTTAAATGGTATCTAAAGCCATGTATGTCTTTGCAGGAGAGAGATATTGAACTTGAAATGGGAGATGATTATATTTTGGATCTGCAGAGTAAGTATTAGATAAGAATTGGTAttaccattattattattaaacagTACAGTGTGGCTATTTCAGCCTTAAGGGGGAATGCCTAAACCTGACTCCTTTCAACTAATTGCTAGTGGCACTATTTCATTGCATACTATCCTTCTGTTCCAGAACTGGAGATCTTTACTGATTTGTTTTGTGATGTTACTCAGTTGTTTCCCATTTTGGAGTCACAGACCTGAAACAGCTGGTCTGATGATTCAAgtgattttttctttcagttctgtATTATAGTACTTCGTTAATTTCTGATGCTCTCTTTGTTAAGAAAGTATCAATATGAGAGAGAACTGCTTGTATTGTgtttcagctgggtttttgtTTCCTGCCATGTCTTGGGACAGTGGGTCATGCCATAACTGAGCAATCTTTGGCAGTAGGAGGGAGAtcagaaatatttgtgaatATAGCAGAGGTGCTGCCAAATTCTTAGGGATAGGGCACTtcttttgtgcatgtgtgttcTGAGCATTGTTTTTTGTCATGGAACattctttgaaattaatttttgcctCTTTATaaatttttgttgtatttttaagaaTACTGGGACTTAATGAATTCATCTGAGAAATATGATAAGATTCCAGAGATATGGGAAGGCCATAATATACTTGACTACATTGATCCTGATATAATGAGAGTgagttttccattttctgctttacacttttctttcctctttatcTCTTATTTGTTTAATGTCATTTACCATTTGTAGATTAAAAACAATGTATCATGTGAACCTGTTCTTTTTTGCATTGTCTACACTTGTCATGGGAAAAGATACTAGTTTTTGAATGATAAAGGACAGAATTTCAGAAGAATGGAAAATTGCTTCACCTTGTCAGAATAGTGATCTTATCTGTTTAATTCTAAAATATGAGGTTTGCACTAGAAGTtatatttctttgttctttgaCTACAGCTACAGGAATGTAGCTGTCAaactttatgtatttttaataatattaaattcATTCATCAGATTTATGTCTATGGAGGAAATGGACCGAATGCTCAGTTTGTAACATTTGTAGTTTATAACAATGACTGTTTGGATTTCCTGCTGGGTTGTTAAGGAGGAGTGGTGAGTGCAGCCCATGGAGCCTGCCAGTTATGCAGTTGGGTTCCTGTGAATTTCTGGTGTTCTGAACTCATCTGGAATGTCAGAAGAGAAAGGTTTTTCAGAGTGTTTCCAGAAATGGCACAGCAAGCACAGCTCACAGGACAGAACAGCTGCTTTCACTCACTGGGCAGCTTTGGGCAGCCACACAAATTTAGCCAAGTGATGATGTGGAGTGTGGAGTTAGTCTGCACAGCAGTGTGTCCATGGGCTCACAGTAACCTGTATCACCAGCTCCATTAGCTGTGGCTCAGTGTGGTTATCAGCCAATGTAGTTCTTTCTTTGAAGGGCCTGTGTGCTGTCATGGCCCAGGACCATGTACAAATGTAACATTGAGGATTGTAAGTCAAGGATCTGATCTCCATTTTACCTCTTCAAAATCTAAGAAACTGGAAGAAttggagaaagaagaagagctgagagaagctgctggagaatATGACAGTGAACCAGAAAGTGAAGATGAAGAAATGATGGAAATAAGACAATTGGCAAGGAAGATAcgagaaaagaagaaactgaaaatccTGCAGTCAAAGGAAAAAGATGTTCATGGTCCAAGGATGCCTAGAACAGCTAAAAAGGTGAGTGTACAACATGTTCTGTAAAAACATGTCCTATAAAAAATTCTTGCTGCTATGTAACAACATCATGAAAGCGTATATCACTGTTGGATAGTGGAACTGCTGGCTTTTGTTCATACTTGGCCCTGTCACTGCTtgcctccttctcttctcccaagAGTTCTGgtcactgctgagctgaggAGGGATAGTAACCCTTTTTTTTGTGTCACATAAGTGAGTCTTGTGTAAAACTCCATATGTAtagcagaaaacatttttagtaGTATGATTCAGtttatttattgaattttttctttgtatattGCCTGTTTgcttaaaattcaaataatgcTAAGAATTAGATAATTTCTTAAAATCACAATCACATAAAATTTGTTCTGGAAAAGGTGATGTGTCTTTTTGGTAGCCAGATATCACTCTTTCTGATGGCAGAGTCTTTTCTGACCAGTCCAGGACAACTGCAAAGTAATAAACTGCTTGACATTTTGAGAGAATGAATCTAGCTGCTGTTCCCCTCAAGATCTCTTACCTTCTCCAGAGTGTGTGCcttttgggaaaaaaggaaacattttttggACCTAACTACCTCTCCTTGTCAGCTTCCCCCCAAAAAGGCAAACTAATTATATGATCTTTAGGAAATGTTGGGCAGTGGAGTCCTGTGAATCAGAATTTATGGGTGCAAAAAAATAAGTTGCAAAAAATGAAACGTGAAGGTAGGACATCAATGATCTGTATATGGATGTGATATAGCCAGACATATATAGTGAGTATAATGGACTTGTGCTGGTATATTGAGACAAAAAGTAAGgtggaaggattttttttttaaagaagtgtgTTTTCTTAACTGTGTTTTTACAGGTCCAGAGGAAGGTGTTAGAGAAGGAAATGACTGATCTTGGACTTGACATGACTAATAAAGATGATGTAAGTTTTTGCTAATTAAACATAATATTTGTCTAAAAGTGACTTAGATTTCTTTGAGCACAGTTGAAATGCATATTGGCACAAGAGAGAGGTGGGGTCTGTTAAGGGTGAATTAGGAACTGCAGATGAGGCAGTTGGTACTGGAATTTTTTTGAGTAACGTGATCAAAACAGGTTGTAAGCTGAAAAACTTAACATTTATCAAGTATATGCACTGTTTTCTTGCAATTTGTGTAGGATTCAAGAACAGATTTAGCTAAGCATACTTCTTAATTTTCAAGTCTGCTTTGTTGGATGAGACTCTATTATGTCAGAAATAGTAATAGCAACAGATCAGGCCTATCTTTTTATAGTTCATTAATTCCAGGAGCTGTAATTGAAGTTTTTGAGGGCAGCTGGCATCTTTAAATGTAAGGCAGATAAAGTACTTCATCAGAGACTGGCCTTCAggagacatttttttaaacagaaatttaaaggCATTTTGTACAGCAACTCCAGCAGTATTACAGCTCCCTGGATCTTGAGATCTCTAATTCTTTAGCTAAACAAGGAGTTGGGAAACAAGAACTGTCAACATTACACATCTGAAGCAAGCATTTATGGTTCTCAGAGCTGCCATGCCGTGTTGATGTAGGAGCAATGTAGGAATGTAATACTTATGCTATAACACGATTAGTCTTCATGTCTGAAATTCTTCAGGGTTATGCCCTATGCACAGGACATTAATCAGGGTAGGCTTCATCATTGCTGTTTTGCTGTTGCAAAATTGCTTAAGTGTTGCTATCCATTAATTTGTATCTTTTAATTGATTAGTTATGAGTCTACTCCACCCAAAGAAAAAAGCCAGTTAGTaattatggagaaaaaaagctaATGTTCACTGAAATTTGAATGTTCCTGTAGGACAGACAGTAACCAATACCTGTCAAGGTTTTTACATTACTATGGAATAACTAATATGATGTATCACAGCAATCCCTTCCTGGTTTTCCTATTACTCTGATTAGAAATGAGCTGATTGTTTCTGGCTTTAAAGGTTAGATGATGTTTTCAATTTCAGGCCCATTATGTGAGGAGGTCACGCAGCACCACGAGGAAACGGAAGCGCGATGAGTCCAAAACGCCCAGGTCGGTGTCGCGCAGTCGCAGCTGCTCTCGCACGCCACGGGATGTGTCTGGCCTTCGGGATGAAAAGGTTTGTTATTTACCTCTATtcacctgcctggcagctcaACCAGCATGATTGTACctagagcagctcctgggaaacTTCAGAGTAGGCTGGCTGTGTTTGTCCAGAGTTTGTGCTTGGTTTCCCTGCAGCTTGATCATCTTTTCATTTGGACTCTGTTTCTCTACTTCCTTCTTCCAAATAACATGTAATAATACAGCCCAAGGACGAAcgttttaattttttattctctaaATGCAAATCTGAAGGAAGAATTCTGCAAACTGTGGTTCCACCTTTAGTAAGTGAGGAATTCCAGGGATAGCATGATCCTGTGTTAGTGCACTGGAAAGTTTTGCTAAGGAGGGTTAGTGCCACTTTGATAGTGTCACAGTGATACTGGTCTAGAGTTGGTGTTAATGTCCTTGATAAAACCATCAAgctcagtgggtttttttaaaggtaaagcTTGTTACCTGAGTTACTGAGGAAGTTACTTTgcatgtttatttgtttgtttttaaatagatgGTGAAGAAGGTCAAGATCATGGCAAAGAAAgctcaaaagaaaatgaatcGCCTGGGCAGGAAAGGAGAGGCAGACAGGCACATATTTAACTTGAAGCCAAGACATCTGCTGACTGGGAAGAGAAAATCTggcaaaacacagagaagatAAGCAGTCTTCtgaatcaaaattaaaaactaatcaaaaaatcaaatttaaaatcaaaattaaatttattaaaactaATTTCTAGTCctgtcatctttttttttaatacctgaTGTTTAAGTGTGTGTTTTATGTTAGTGGTTAAGATAGTTCCAAGCTCAGTATTTCAATATCTTGATGTTGCAGTTCCAAGAAATACCATGAGAGAAATTTCCCAATTCTACTGGCAGAAACCATTTATaaacagacattaaaaatacttccttCCATATCCTTATTCCTGACTTTCGTGTATCAGTAAAGTGTTTATACTTCTATATAGACCTAATTTAAAATGAGGTTAAATCTGAAATGTGAACACTTTCTTGAACTACCATTAATAAAAAATGCCTGGGTTCAGTATGGTTTGGATTGCTGTGTGCAGGTAATCCTTTGTGATGAGTTTGTGTTGCTGGTGAAGCTGAAACAGGTGGAGAAGTAACAAAAAAGCATTAAGAACTACACAAAGTTTGTGTTTGTGCACCAAAGCACAGGAGCAATGCTGCCATTTCACTGAGCTACAGGGTGACTGCAGAAACTGCAGTTCTAGTACTGACCTGCTGCCTGTAATAACCTAAAACAGCAGGGGCAGAGAAGGTTACACCTTACAACCTTGAACATTTCAGATTAACATTAACATTTCAGATATGGAGAGAATGAGGATCAGACTGAAATTTTGTGCCAAGCACATGCTGTCATCCTTGGCTTAGCAAGACATTTTCTCTTCAGGACCTGATAGACAAAATTCTGTATCTGCTCAAGGCAAAATAGATTgctaaatatgaaatatttctttttgtcccTAGTTGGTCAATGGTTACACAGAGGTTTGTAAAATTAAGCATTATAAATGTGTTGCTTGAACAGTACACTTCAAATCCATGTTAAAAATTAACACATGCCCCCCAAAAAATAAGGGGGGAGAACGATCCCTTAAAtcactaatttttaaaatacagccaGTAACTTCAGATGTCAGCTTTTGCTGAATGAAATTCACAATGAAATTCACAGCATGTGTGAATTGATAGAGCTTATCTCATCTactttgaataaataaataaattcagaatataaataaatgaatatcaataaataaattcagaattaaagCATACTGTAATGCTGCAAAGAAGACTAATGTCAAGAAAAACTGAGGGACCTTAAGGAACTGTTAagcaaaacttttctttcagcttttgtaTGCACAGGGCTTCTACTTCAGGATCAGTTTTGCCAGCTTTTGCTCCAAGCTGAACTAGAAAAAATTTTTTCCAGTAGATCTGTGCCCTTCTGCCCTGCCCACATCATGCTGCTTCAGGGGTGTTTAATGGGCAGGGTGCTGCTTAGAGTGTGGCAACAACAGAGAATAATCTCCATGTGGCTTCAcatctggaaagaaaacaacagtcCAAGGGTTTAGGCAAGGTGTTTTAATTATAAAGTTAGATTTTAAGAGTATTTGAGAACTTCTCCATTGCCTACAGCTGGGTCTCACGGCTGATTGCACTAAATTCAAGAGCTGCTACATCACATCACTGTTCCCTCACCTGATATTATTTGCTTTGAAACAATACATCAGTCCTGGCCAATACACAACAAACTTGGCTCTAAAACCTTGAACCACTGGAGGTGCTGGTACATGGAAGCTTCAGTGCTGCAGTTACAACAGGGATGAGAAAGAGAAACCTTGAcagaaaaagttaattttacCCCAAATCCAGACACAGAATCATTACAACCACAACCATGTTTACTTTTAATGATAAGTTGGATGACAATCATCCTATTTCATCAGGCTCTAGGAGAACTTAAAAACTAGTTTGAGTAGTGTGCTTACAGAAGAAATCACACTTGTTTGAGGACCCTCCCGCCCCCCAGTCTataattaaaattgaaatacCCTTGAGTATTTGTCTTACTGAAAAAGCCTCCTAAGTTACTAGCAATTGATTGACTGCAAGATCAAAAAGGATTAGCTCTGGTACAATTTCTAATTAACTGACATCAAGACCCAGTGTAAGCCCACAAATTGTCAGTCTAGAATTATGGGGTTCAGGGGGTTTGAGTTGTCTGGGAATGACtattacaggaaaagaaaagccctTGTATCAAGATGCCTTGTTTTTTGAAAATGGAGAAGAGCCATTTAGTGCACATCCTGTCTCCAAAGACAGACAACTGACATTTGACAAGTACCACTTACATTTGCTGTaattaacaggtttttttttttttaatttgagatgTCCAGTATTCAGCCATCAGCTAATCAGAAAATCCTGGTGggggaaaaagccccaaacagtGTTTATTATCTAAAGCTTTAAGACATATGTCAGCACTTCAAAGTCAAACTTACTCCACACAGGCAGTCCAATTACTTAAGCTTTTATGGGTTTGGTTAATTACAGAGTACAGCAGCTGAAGAGATTTGCtttctgcaattaaaaataatcctgaTGACTTtgaattgcttttttcttctggcagCTGGTCTTCTCAACATCACAGCAGAGGCCACAGTCATGTGTAATCATTATTTAATGTGTGGTTGAGTTCAATGGGAACACCCCAGtcctcctgcctgagctggcaggaggTGCCTGGGCTCCCTCCCAGGTATGCAGGGCACACACAGGCTGAGGATCTTTCACCAGGCACTGGAGGAAGAGGAATCCAGGGGTTTCATGCTACTGTTACCCATTTTACATGAGATCTTAACAGGCTCAAGAGAACCAAGGATGAGGGGAAAGAGGTGACAAAGACAGAATTAAAAACATTGGCTATGACAATATCTGTATAAATTAAACATGCTCCATGTGGAGCAATTCTCTGCATATACATCATGATTTATCAGTGTTAATGAGACAACACATCACTGCTAGCCTTCAGCACCTTTTATCCCAGCTATTCACATTCGGTGTATTTTTTCATGCTCAACAAATTTGTTCAAGTTATTCAAGTTATCCCACCACTTAAAAAGAAAGGTCTCTGCTATCAGCTTGAACCATGGAGTAATCTTAACTTCATTCCTGGCAGCTTTGTCCAGGAGCTGTTTCAGTTCTTTCTGTGTCACATAGCAGTAGCTTTGGATCTCGTTGGGGTCAGGATTCAGTGTCACATCCTTCTGCACAAATAAGATATAGTCTATCTCATGTTCTCCCCAGATGCCGTCAGACTTGGCCTTGTAGTGAATTCGAGTCAGGTAGGAGATTTCTTCTGGAGGTACCTACAACCAAAACACTAGTCAGAAGTGCTGCCAGACCAGGAGAATTGCACTGCTGGGCATTGCAGTACAATTTACCAGCTATTATCCTCTTCCTTAGGAATTATTTGTTCCCAAGTGTACAACTGCAATGCactttttcacaaaaaattactaggaaaaagaaattaatttcaagcaGTTTGATGGCATGAATTGCACAGCATTTCTCTAGCCAGACTCACTCTGTAATACTGGGAGTGTATTTCTTCTGTATGGCatgttttaaataatgtttatcAGACTTTACTGCACACTCACTGAGCACTGGTGAACACAAACACTTGCACATACCCCTCATCTCCCAAGGAAAACAGTTGACAACCACCTGAAGTCAAGGTCAGAACCATGTACTGACAGACCAAGTGTAACCCTGCCCTCCAGGGATCTCTGGAAGTTCACTCGCTTCTCTGCATCTCCAAAGATAAGTTCATTTATAGGTTTGAGGCTGACTCTGTCTGCCAGACACAGTCTGTAAGCTGGCAAATGCTGGCCAGAATTCCtgtttctccctcccttctttACCTGCTCCatgggaattcccagctctgctttcagccgtctctgtgctgctctccgAACACCAATGGCAtcattttcttccagttcttGAGGATGGCTTAGAGGGTGACTGCAACAAGTGTTGGTAAAACAATCTGCAAAAGTTTGGATCAGTC includes:
- the IDI1 gene encoding isopentenyl-diphosphate Delta-isomerase 1 isoform X3 — its product is MPEVNTDHLDEQQVQLLAEMCILIDENDNKIGAETKKNCHLNENIDKGLLHRAFSVFLFNTENKLLLQQRSNAKITFPDCFTNTCCSHPLSHPQELEENDAIGVRRAAQRRLKAELGIPMEQVPPEEISYLTRIHYKAKSDGIWGEHEIDYILFVQKDVTLNPDPNEIQSYCYVTQKELKQLLDKAARNEVKITPWFKLIAETFLFKWWDNLNNLNKFVEHEKIHRM
- the IDI1 gene encoding isopentenyl-diphosphate Delta-isomerase 1 isoform X1 — encoded protein: MWRALLRAGSAAPRSRPGVRGERRGPSARTASSATVRMPEVNTDHLDEQQVQLLAEMCILIDENDNKIGAETKKNCHLNENIDKGLLHRAFSVFLFNTENKLLLQQRSNAKITFPDCFTNTCCSHPLSHPQELEENDAIGVRRAAQRRLKAELGIPMEQVPPEEISYLTRIHYKAKSDGIWGEHEIDYILFVQKDVTLNPDPNEIQSYCYVTQKELKQLLDKAARNEVKITPWFKLIAETFLFKWWDNLNNLNKFVEHEKIHRM
- the IDI1 gene encoding isopentenyl-diphosphate Delta-isomerase 1 isoform X2, with product MWRALLRAGSAAPRSRPGVRGERRGPSARTASATVRMPEVNTDHLDEQQVQLLAEMCILIDENDNKIGAETKKNCHLNENIDKGLLHRAFSVFLFNTENKLLLQQRSNAKITFPDCFTNTCCSHPLSHPQELEENDAIGVRRAAQRRLKAELGIPMEQVPPEEISYLTRIHYKAKSDGIWGEHEIDYILFVQKDVTLNPDPNEIQSYCYVTQKELKQLLDKAARNEVKITPWFKLIAETFLFKWWDNLNNLNKFVEHEKIHRM